In the genome of Anabaena cylindrica PCC 7122, the window TAAGTCAATCATGACTACACAAATCAAGGCAGCATTTTGAATACCAAACATGACTGGTAGTGATTGTAATCCTAATTGGCGATCGCCCTCAACACTCTTGAAGTCGTTGACAATAGCGATTCCTAAGCCAGCCAAGCTGTAAAATAGGGTTAGAACTACAATCCGCCAATTAAGTTCACCGAACAACGCATGACCAGCCCACCAAGGTAAAGCAATGTAACTTGCACCCAAAGCATAATTCCCTAACCATCCATTTTGCTTCAGTTTCAATGGTGGTGCAGAATAGATGTAAGCGATAAATGTCCCAAAAATCGACAATAAAAGGACATTAGGGACTGGATGACCTGCCCATAAATCTAAGGTGTAGGCTACCCCATATCCTAGTAAGAGTAAAACAATAATTTGGCTAATTACTTGCTTTTCTGAAATTGCCCCGGAAGGAATAGGCCGGTAAGGTTCATTAATAGCGTCAATTTCTCGGTCATAGTAATCATTGATGGTTTGGGTATAACCTGTCAACAAAGGCCCAGATAGCAACATACAAAGTGCGGACTTCAAGACATTTTCTAGAGTCCAGGTGTAGTTCCCAGAAGAAGCCGCACCGCAGACTACACCCCAAATGAGGGGAATCCAGGTAATAGGCTTCATCAATTGCAAGCGGATTTTCCAAATGGAAGTTTCCCCAGGTGATGCACCTTTCATTCCTAGTAGTTGCCGAGTTTTCGCATTCCGGGCTTCTGTGGTTGTCGCTTCCTGACTGGTAGATTCTACAACCTCAGTAGGTTGAGGATTTGGGTTAATAGGCGTAGATTCGGACATAAGGTGTAATGGTAATGGGTGATTGGTGATTGGTAATGGGTAATGAGTGATTGGTA includes:
- the chlG gene encoding chlorophyll synthase ChlG, giving the protein MSESTPINPNPQPTEVVESTSQEATTTEARNAKTRQLLGMKGASPGETSIWKIRLQLMKPITWIPLIWGVVCGAASSGNYTWTLENVLKSALCMLLSGPLLTGYTQTINDYYDREIDAINEPYRPIPSGAISEKQVISQIIVLLLLGYGVAYTLDLWAGHPVPNVLLLSIFGTFIAYIYSAPPLKLKQNGWLGNYALGASYIALPWWAGHALFGELNWRIVVLTLFYSLAGLGIAIVNDFKSVEGDRQLGLQSLPVMFGIQNAALICVVMIDLFQGLVAAYLVSIHENLYAAILVLLIIPQITFQDMYFLRDPIANDVKYQASAQPFLVLGMLVTGIALGHAGV